The following are from one region of the Microbaculum marinisediminis genome:
- a CDS encoding Ni/Fe hydrogenase subunit alpha, whose amino-acid sequence MTQRTIKVEQLARVEGEGALHVRLRDGAIEHVELNIYEPPRFFEALLRGRDFREAADITARICGICPVAYQMSAVHAMEAACGVRVGGALRDLRRLLYCGEWIESHVLHIHMLHAPDFLGFDSVVEMARDHRAAVQRALRMKKAGNDIVATLGGREVHPINVRVGGFYRAPRKSALAALRDELLWARDAARETVLWTAALDCPDFERDYTFVALRPQDEYPLAEGRIASSGGIDIAPDDYEDTFEEVHVAHSTALHAQIRGGGPYLTGPLARYALNFERLPETVRATARDAGLGPVCRNPFRSIVVRAVEVLFAFEEALRLIDAYAPPAEPAVPVTPRDGRGAWATEAPRGLLFHRYDIAADGSIQSARIVPPTAQNQPTIEDDLRGVLAANLSMADEALKLRCEQTIRNYDPCISCATHFLRLDIDRGEDGS is encoded by the coding sequence ATGACGCAGCGCACGATCAAGGTTGAGCAGCTCGCCCGCGTCGAGGGTGAAGGCGCGCTGCACGTGCGCCTGCGCGACGGGGCGATCGAGCATGTCGAGCTGAACATCTACGAGCCGCCGCGCTTCTTCGAGGCGCTGCTGCGCGGACGCGACTTCCGCGAGGCCGCCGACATCACCGCGCGGATCTGCGGCATCTGCCCGGTCGCCTACCAGATGAGCGCCGTCCACGCGATGGAGGCGGCCTGCGGCGTCCGCGTCGGCGGGGCGCTGCGCGACCTGCGCCGGCTGCTGTATTGCGGCGAGTGGATCGAGAGCCACGTGCTGCACATCCACATGCTGCACGCGCCAGACTTCCTCGGCTTCGACAGCGTGGTCGAGATGGCGCGCGACCACCGGGCGGCGGTGCAGCGGGCCCTGCGCATGAAGAAGGCCGGCAACGATATCGTCGCCACGCTCGGCGGCCGCGAGGTGCATCCGATCAACGTGCGCGTAGGCGGGTTCTATCGCGCCCCGCGCAAAAGTGCGCTCGCGGCGCTGCGCGACGAGCTTCTGTGGGCGCGCGACGCCGCCCGCGAGACCGTGCTGTGGACGGCCGCCCTCGACTGTCCCGACTTCGAGCGCGACTATACGTTCGTCGCGCTGCGGCCCCAGGACGAATACCCGCTGGCGGAGGGCCGCATCGCCTCCAGCGGCGGCATCGACATCGCGCCGGACGACTACGAGGATACCTTCGAGGAAGTGCACGTCGCCCATTCCACCGCGCTGCACGCGCAAATCAGGGGCGGCGGGCCTTATCTCACCGGGCCGCTGGCCCGCTACGCGCTGAACTTCGAACGGCTGCCCGAAACGGTGCGCGCGACGGCGCGGGATGCGGGCCTGGGGCCGGTCTGCCGCAACCCGTTCCGGAGCATCGTCGTGCGCGCGGTCGAGGTGCTGTTCGCCTTCGAGGAGGCCTTGCGCCTGATCGATGCCTACGCGCCGCCGGCCGAACCCGCCGTGCCCGTGACGCCGCGCGACGGCCGCGGCGCCTGGGCGACGGAAGCCCCGCGCGGCCTGCTCTTCCACCGCTACGACATCGCCGCCGACGGATCCATCCAGAGCGCCCGGATCGTGCCGCCGACGGCGCAGAACCAGCCGACCATCGAGGACGACCTGCGCGGCGTGCTCGCCGCCAACCTGTCGATGGCGGACGAGGCGTTGAAGCTGCGCTGCGAGCAGACGATCCGCAACTACGATCCCTGCATTTCCTGCGCGACGCATTTCCTGAGGCTCGACATCGACCGCGGCGAGGACGGGTCGTGA
- a CDS encoding FAD/NAD(P)-binding protein: protein MHTGAEAPTDPMIPRLFAVRARRDETEDTFTFDLEPRDLGPRDLELLGGARSMAFAPGQFNMLYLFGLGEVPISISGDPAEAGRLVHTVRSVGSVTRGFSGLQPGQTVGVRGPFGTAWPTREAEGRDILILAGGLGLAPLRPAILRILAERRRYRRVYLFYGTRNPQMLLFRDDLERWRNTPDLAFEITVDHADITWHGRVGVITKLIAAADFDPDRSTAFLCGPEIMMHFSAEALKARGMHGADIHVSLERNMKCAIGHCGHCQLGPAFVCRDGPVFPHDRVAGLLAVPGL from the coding sequence ATGCATACCGGCGCAGAGGCCCCGACCGACCCGATGATCCCGCGCCTGTTCGCGGTGCGCGCGCGGCGCGACGAGACCGAGGACACCTTTACCTTCGATCTCGAACCGCGCGATCTCGGGCCGCGCGATCTCGAACTGCTCGGCGGCGCCCGGTCCATGGCCTTCGCGCCCGGCCAGTTCAACATGCTCTACCTGTTCGGCCTGGGCGAGGTGCCGATCAGCATCAGCGGCGACCCGGCCGAGGCCGGCCGGCTGGTCCACACGGTGCGATCGGTCGGCAGCGTCACGCGCGGCTTTTCGGGGCTGCAGCCGGGCCAGACCGTCGGCGTGCGTGGGCCGTTCGGCACCGCCTGGCCGACGCGGGAGGCGGAGGGACGCGACATCCTGATCCTCGCCGGCGGTCTCGGGCTGGCGCCGCTGCGGCCGGCCATCCTGCGGATCCTGGCCGAGCGGCGGCGCTACCGCCGGGTCTATCTGTTCTACGGCACCCGCAACCCGCAGATGCTCCTGTTCAGGGACGACCTGGAACGCTGGCGCAACACGCCCGATCTGGCGTTCGAGATCACGGTGGACCACGCAGACATCACCTGGCACGGGCGCGTGGGCGTCATCACCAAGCTGATCGCCGCAGCCGACTTCGATCCGGACCGGTCGACGGCCTTCCTGTGCGGCCCCGAGATCATGATGCACTTTTCGGCCGAGGCGCTGAAGGCGCGCGGCATGCACGGCGCCGATATCCACGTGTCGCTGGAGCGGAACATGAAATGCGCGATCGGCCATTGCGGCCACTGCCAGCTCGGTCCCGCCTTCGTCTGCCGCGACGGGCCGGTGTTCCCGCACGACCGCGTCGCCGGCCTGCTCGCCGTGCCGGGGCTGTGA
- a CDS encoding oxidoreductase, which translates to MAARKPKLAVWKFASCDGCQLSLLDLEDELLALAGAVEIAQFLEASSAVVAGPYDLSLVEGSITTAHDAERIRQVRAQSKALVTIGACATAGGIQALRNFHDIDDFIAAVYARPDYIETLATSTAIADHVPVDFELRGCPVNKYQLLEVVSAFAFGRRPAVSGHSVCLECKMRGTVCVTVAHGTPCLGPVTQAGCGAICPAFDRGCYGCYGPQDTPEMPAISTVLARHGMAPRDIQRILSTFNAAAPPFREESERHDAAHDQG; encoded by the coding sequence ATGGCGGCGCGCAAGCCCAAGCTGGCGGTCTGGAAGTTCGCCTCCTGCGACGGTTGCCAGCTGTCGCTGCTCGACCTGGAGGACGAGCTGCTGGCCCTTGCCGGCGCCGTCGAGATAGCCCAGTTCCTCGAAGCCTCCAGCGCCGTCGTCGCGGGGCCCTACGACCTGTCGCTGGTCGAGGGGTCCATCACCACGGCGCATGATGCCGAGCGGATCCGGCAGGTGCGCGCCCAGTCGAAGGCGCTCGTCACCATCGGCGCCTGCGCGACCGCCGGCGGCATCCAGGCGCTGCGCAACTTCCACGACATCGACGACTTCATCGCCGCCGTCTACGCCCGGCCCGACTACATCGAGACGCTGGCGACCTCCACCGCGATCGCCGATCACGTGCCGGTCGATTTCGAGCTGCGCGGCTGCCCGGTCAACAAGTACCAGCTTCTGGAGGTGGTCAGCGCCTTCGCCTTCGGCCGCCGGCCTGCGGTCTCCGGCCACAGCGTCTGCCTCGAATGCAAGATGCGCGGCACCGTCTGCGTGACGGTCGCGCACGGCACTCCGTGCCTGGGACCGGTGACGCAGGCCGGCTGCGGCGCCATCTGCCCGGCCTTCGACCGCGGCTGCTACGGCTGCTACGGGCCGCAGGACACGCCCGAGATGCCGGCGATCAGCACGGTGCTCGCCCGCCACGGCATGGCCCCGCGCGACATCCAGCGGATCCTGAGCACCTTCAACGCGGCCGCCCCGCCGTTCCGGGAGGAGAGCGAGCGTCATGACGCAGCGCACGATCAAGGTTGA
- a CDS encoding 4Fe-4S dicluster domain-containing protein, translated as MKLSRDDFPLLLQLLQTDGYTVVGPRLDAGAVIYDEISGVDDLPAGWTDAQEAGHYRLTRGDDPSLFGYTAGVQSWKRFLFRPQRTLWQAEREGDGFAIRAHRDETPRYAFVGMRACELHAVAVQDKVFLREGATETDYAARRKDALFVAVNCATAGGTCFCVSMETGPRAREGFDLALTELVDGDRHDFLVETGSERGAALAARLPLVPATDEDTAAADALLARTAAAMGRTMDTGGLKSLLQDNPEHPRWDDVAARCLSCANCTFVCPTCFCHTEEDVTDLDGLRAERRQRWDSCFTMDFSHLPGGPVRPDVRSRYRQWMTHKLANWIDQFGESGCVGCGRCITWCPAGIDITAEVAAMRASAEET; from the coding sequence TTGAAGCTGTCGCGCGACGACTTCCCGCTGCTTCTGCAGTTACTGCAGACCGACGGCTATACGGTCGTCGGCCCCCGGCTCGACGCCGGAGCGGTCATCTATGACGAGATATCCGGCGTCGACGACCTGCCCGCCGGCTGGACCGACGCGCAGGAGGCGGGACACTACCGGCTGACGCGCGGCGACGATCCCTCGCTGTTCGGCTATACCGCCGGGGTGCAGTCGTGGAAGCGTTTCCTGTTCAGGCCCCAACGCACGCTCTGGCAGGCCGAGCGCGAGGGCGACGGCTTCGCGATCCGGGCGCACCGGGACGAAACACCCCGCTATGCCTTCGTCGGCATGCGCGCCTGCGAGCTTCACGCGGTCGCGGTTCAGGACAAGGTCTTCCTGCGCGAAGGCGCGACCGAGACCGACTACGCGGCCCGGCGCAAGGACGCGCTGTTCGTCGCCGTCAACTGCGCCACGGCCGGCGGCACCTGCTTCTGCGTATCGATGGAGACCGGGCCCCGGGCGCGCGAGGGCTTCGACCTGGCGCTGACGGAACTCGTCGACGGGGACCGGCACGACTTTCTCGTGGAGACGGGCAGCGAGCGCGGCGCGGCGCTGGCGGCGCGGCTGCCGCTCGTGCCAGCGACGGACGAGGACACCGCCGCCGCCGACGCGCTTCTGGCGCGCACCGCCGCCGCGATGGGGCGGACGATGGATACCGGCGGCCTCAAGTCGCTGCTGCAGGACAATCCCGAGCATCCGCGATGGGATGACGTGGCCGCGCGGTGCCTCTCCTGCGCCAACTGCACCTTCGTGTGCCCGACCTGCTTCTGCCACACCGAGGAGGACGTCACCGATCTCGACGGGCTCAGGGCCGAGCGGCGCCAGCGCTGGGACTCCTGCTTCACCATGGATTTCTCCCATCTGCCCGGCGGACCGGTGCGCCCGGACGTGCGTTCGCGCTATCGTCAGTGGATGACGCACAAGCTCGCCAACTGGATCGACCAGTTCGGCGAAAGCGGCTGCGTCGGCTGCGGGCGCTGCATCACCTGGTGCCCCGCGGGCATCGACATCACGGCGGAGGTCGCGGCGATGCGCGCGTCCGCGGAGGAAACCTGA
- the hypD gene encoding hydrogenase formation protein HypD has protein sequence MTGAPASAVAARRWLERIRALPLNERVRVMNVCGGHERSISMAGLRGVLPPQIELIPGPGCPVCVCPEEDVYAAIRLAARREVILVAFGDMLRVPANLPKNEPRSLEQARAAGGDVRPIASPQEAAKIARANPDRDVVFFAAGFETTTAPVAALVAEGLPDNLSILLSGRLTWPAVAMLLDSEEAGFDALIAPGHVSTVMGPEEWRFVPERHGIPSAVAGFETDSLLAALHSVLTQHLEGRAVLDNSYETVARPGGNPTARRLIAETLDVVDATWRGIGVIPKSGFALKPRFAAFDAVRRFDLDLAEARKRAGQMPPGCDCARVVLGKIYPNQCVLFGKACTPRTPIGPCMVSDEGACRIWWSSGIRQAESHDRAAAG, from the coding sequence ATGACCGGCGCGCCGGCATCCGCCGTCGCCGCCAGGCGGTGGCTGGAGCGCATTCGCGCCCTGCCGCTGAACGAACGCGTCCGGGTGATGAACGTGTGCGGCGGCCACGAGCGGTCGATCTCCATGGCCGGCCTGCGCGGGGTATTGCCGCCGCAGATCGAGCTGATCCCGGGGCCGGGCTGTCCCGTCTGCGTCTGTCCCGAGGAGGATGTCTATGCCGCGATCCGGCTCGCCGCGCGCAGGGAGGTGATCCTGGTCGCCTTCGGCGACATGCTGCGGGTACCGGCGAACCTGCCGAAGAACGAGCCCCGCTCGCTGGAACAGGCGCGCGCCGCCGGCGGCGACGTGCGCCCAATTGCCTCGCCACAGGAAGCCGCGAAAATCGCCCGCGCCAATCCGGACAGGGACGTGGTGTTCTTCGCGGCCGGCTTCGAGACGACGACCGCGCCGGTGGCTGCCCTTGTCGCCGAGGGGCTTCCCGACAACCTGTCGATCCTGCTGTCGGGAAGGTTGACCTGGCCGGCCGTCGCCATGCTGCTCGACAGCGAGGAGGCCGGTTTCGACGCGCTGATCGCGCCGGGGCACGTCTCCACGGTGATGGGCCCCGAGGAATGGCGCTTCGTGCCGGAAAGGCACGGCATTCCGTCCGCCGTGGCCGGGTTCGAGACCGACAGCCTGCTTGCCGCGCTCCATTCCGTCCTCACCCAGCATCTCGAGGGGCGGGCGGTCCTAGACAACAGCTACGAGACCGTCGCCAGGCCCGGCGGCAACCCGACCGCGCGGCGCCTGATCGCGGAGACGCTGGACGTAGTCGACGCGACCTGGCGCGGCATCGGCGTGATCCCGAAGTCGGGCTTCGCGTTGAAGCCGCGCTTCGCCGCGTTCGACGCGGTGCGCCGGTTCGATCTCGATCTCGCCGAGGCCCGCAAGCGCGCCGGCCAGATGCCGCCGGGATGCGATTGCGCCCGCGTCGTCCTGGGCAAGATCTATCCCAACCAGTGCGTCCTGTTCGGCAAGGCCTGCACGCCGCGCACACCGATCGGTCCCTGCATGGTGTCGGACGAGGGCGCCTGCCGCATCTGGTGGTCGTCGGGCATCCGCCAAGCCGAGAGCCATGACCGCGCCGCTGCCGGATAG
- the hypE gene encoding hydrogenase expression/formation protein HypE, which translates to MTDARHVELAHGNGGRFMRELIEAVFARHLANPGLDAGLETGLDIGLDAAPIGLEAGFVPYITTDAFTVQPLEFPGGDIGSLAVNGTVNDLAVAGATPKYLTLNAIIEEGLEVACLERIVRSLAAAARDAGVCVVAGDTKVVPRGQGGGLYLATTGVGLRAAGCRLGLEQVRAGDALLVSGPVGDHGIAVMLAREDFDLKGSVASDCASVAPFTAPLATMPGVRFMRDPTRGGLATVAHEIAAATALTARLAEPSVPVRDAVRSVCEMLGYDPYYLACEGRVVAVVSPQVADDVLALWRALPGGADAAMIGRMIEGPAQVILETEIGGERVLEELEDDPLPRIC; encoded by the coding sequence ATGACAGACGCCAGGCACGTGGAGCTCGCGCACGGCAATGGCGGCCGTTTCATGCGGGAGCTGATCGAGGCGGTTTTCGCCAGGCATCTGGCCAATCCCGGCCTCGACGCGGGGCTAGAAACGGGTCTCGACATCGGGCTCGACGCCGCCCCGATCGGCCTGGAGGCCGGTTTCGTGCCCTACATCACCACCGATGCCTTCACGGTGCAGCCGCTCGAATTCCCCGGCGGCGACATCGGTTCGCTCGCCGTCAACGGGACCGTCAACGATCTCGCCGTCGCCGGCGCGACGCCGAAATATCTCACCCTCAACGCGATCATCGAAGAGGGGCTCGAAGTCGCCTGCCTCGAGCGCATCGTCAGGAGCCTCGCCGCCGCCGCCCGCGACGCCGGCGTTTGCGTGGTCGCCGGCGACACCAAGGTCGTCCCGCGCGGGCAGGGCGGCGGCCTCTATCTCGCCACCACGGGGGTGGGCCTGCGTGCCGCCGGGTGCCGGCTCGGCCTGGAGCAGGTGCGCGCCGGCGATGCGCTGCTGGTCAGCGGCCCCGTCGGCGATCATGGCATCGCGGTGATGCTGGCGCGCGAGGACTTCGACCTGAAGGGCAGCGTCGCCTCGGACTGCGCCTCCGTCGCCCCGTTCACGGCGCCGCTCGCGACGATGCCGGGCGTGCGCTTCATGCGCGATCCGACCCGCGGCGGCCTTGCCACCGTCGCACACGAGATCGCCGCGGCGACGGCGCTGACCGCCCGGCTCGCCGAGCCGTCCGTGCCGGTACGCGACGCCGTGCGCTCGGTATGCGAGATGCTGGGCTACGATCCCTATTATCTCGCCTGCGAGGGCCGCGTCGTGGCGGTCGTGTCGCCGCAGGTCGCCGACGATGTCCTCGCGCTGTGGCGCGCCCTGCCGGGCGGCGCGGACGCCGCGATGATCGGCCGCATGATCGAGGGGCCGGCGCAGGTGATCCTGGAAACGGAGATCGGCGGGGAGCGCGTGCTGGAGGAACTGGAGGACGATCCGCTGCCGCGGATCTGCTGA
- a CDS encoding hydrogenase maturation protease, with amino-acid sequence MTDRLVIGVGNADRGDDAAGLIAAGFVADAGLDGVRVIRSAAEPQGLMEAWRGVPAVWLVDACVPMTRAGAVHRFEAHAAPLPERLGALSSHGISLATTIELARALGALPPRLTVYAIEAAAFAPGGRITPAVAEAARRVADEICAELAAPAEPAG; translated from the coding sequence GTGACGGACCGCCTCGTCATCGGGGTGGGCAACGCGGATCGCGGCGACGACGCGGCCGGATTGATCGCTGCGGGATTTGTCGCGGATGCCGGCCTCGATGGCGTCCGGGTGATCCGGTCGGCGGCCGAGCCGCAGGGCCTGATGGAGGCCTGGCGCGGCGTTCCGGCGGTCTGGCTCGTCGACGCCTGCGTGCCGATGACGCGCGCCGGGGCCGTTCACCGCTTCGAGGCCCATGCGGCGCCGCTGCCGGAACGCCTCGGCGCCCTGTCGTCCCACGGCATCAGCCTGGCGACGACCATCGAGCTTGCCCGCGCGCTCGGCGCGCTGCCGCCCCGCCTGACCGTGTACGCGATCGAGGCGGCGGCCTTCGCGCCCGGCGGCCGGATCACGCCGGCGGTGGCGGAGGCCGCGCGCCGCGTCGCCGACGAGATCTGCGCGGAACTCGCCGCGCCGGCGGAACCGGCTGGCTAG
- a CDS encoding cyclic nucleotide-binding domain-containing protein, producing the protein MRTLESVMIEHRFFHGLEDELTRAIAGCGKQVRFETGQYLYRQGDPADTFYIIRRGSVGLEMRGPQGNMMFNTEHPGGVLNAAWIVPPYRCSTDARALETTVAVALNGKCLRDKCEADHHLGYELMKRFVPVLVDRLTHARFQTLDVYGAGMA; encoded by the coding sequence ATGCGCACTCTCGAATCCGTCATGATCGAACACCGGTTCTTCCATGGGCTGGAGGACGAGCTGACGCGCGCGATCGCCGGGTGCGGCAAACAGGTTCGTTTCGAGACCGGCCAGTATCTCTATCGCCAGGGCGACCCGGCCGACACCTTCTACATCATCCGGCGCGGCAGCGTCGGGCTGGAAATGCGCGGACCGCAGGGCAACATGATGTTCAATACCGAGCACCCCGGCGGCGTGCTGAACGCCGCCTGGATCGTGCCGCCGTATCGCTGCAGCACCGACGCGCGCGCCCTGGAAACGACGGTCGCCGTGGCACTCAACGGCAAGTGCCTGCGCGACAAGTGCGAGGCCGATCACCATCTGGGCTACGAGCTGATGAAACGCTTCGTTCCGGTGCTGGTCGACAGACTGACGCACGCGCGGTTCCAGACCCTCGACGTCTACGGTGCGGGCATGGCGTGA
- the hypF gene encoding carbamoyltransferase HypF, with amino-acid sequence MTAPLPDSDRIAEPSARRIVVGGRVQGVGFRPFVYRTATALGLSGWVRNGAGRVLIHVEGPARALARFEAALNEEAPPFAEPHLERAEDTAAEGADRFTIVASETGDDADIHVPPDMFCCEACRVEIADPRERRHRYPFTNCTQCGPRYTIIEALPYDRPNTAMAGFVLCVACGGEYEDPRDRRFHAQPLGCPDCGPRLTFRRDGDASFTGGDALAAAVAHLRGGGIVATKGIGGYHLMCDAASDEAVKALRARKHRPHKPLAVMVPNVGADGLDAARAHVALDDAEARACADPRRPIVLARRRAGSGLSAALAPGLAELGVFLPYSPLHHLLLSDFAAPLVATSGNVSGEPVLTDDAEAEARLRGVATAFLHHDRPIVRPADDSVVRVITGKPRPVRLGRGLAPLEIDLPRAFAEPTLAVGGQMKGAVALGWGRRAVVSPHIGELDSPRSRRVFEQVVADLQALYRVEARRVVCDAHPGYAATRWARDSGLPLMRVQHHAAHASALAGEAPQIDRWLVFAWDGIGLGTDGRDRDELWGGEALLGAPGCWRRVASMRPFRLTGGDRAGREPWRSAAAVMWEAGHAFAPAVDGAGLAAQAWCKGVGTARTSSVGRLFDAAAALILGVDVATFEGQGPMLLESAADATDATGEAVPLPLARDPDGLWRSDWAPLLPVIADATLSAGARAALFHESMARALVDQVTTLARTEDFRAVGLTGGVFQNRLLADRVCALLAAEGITARLPEAVPANDGGLAFGQLVEALYRGARGGDGRDNDTRGNGQA; translated from the coding sequence ATGACCGCGCCGCTGCCGGATAGCGACCGGATCGCCGAACCATCTGCCCGCCGCATCGTCGTCGGCGGTCGGGTGCAGGGGGTCGGGTTCCGGCCGTTCGTCTACCGCACGGCGACGGCGCTCGGACTGTCCGGCTGGGTCCGCAACGGCGCCGGAAGGGTTCTGATCCACGTCGAGGGGCCGGCGCGGGCGCTTGCCCGCTTCGAGGCCGCGTTGAACGAGGAGGCCCCGCCCTTCGCCGAACCGCACCTCGAACGCGCGGAGGACACCGCCGCCGAGGGGGCGGACCGGTTCACGATCGTGGCCAGCGAAACAGGTGACGACGCCGACATCCACGTGCCGCCGGACATGTTCTGCTGCGAGGCGTGCCGCGTGGAGATCGCCGATCCGCGCGAGCGCCGCCATCGCTATCCCTTCACCAACTGCACCCAGTGCGGGCCGCGCTACACCATCATCGAGGCGCTGCCTTACGACCGGCCGAACACCGCGATGGCCGGCTTCGTGCTCTGTGTCGCGTGCGGGGGCGAGTACGAGGATCCGCGCGACCGGCGCTTCCATGCCCAGCCGCTCGGCTGCCCGGACTGCGGGCCGCGCCTGACCTTCCGCCGCGACGGCGACGCCTCCTTTACGGGCGGCGACGCGCTGGCCGCCGCGGTCGCGCATCTGCGCGGCGGCGGCATCGTGGCGACGAAGGGCATCGGCGGCTATCACCTGATGTGCGATGCCGCCAGCGACGAGGCCGTCAAAGCGCTGCGCGCGCGCAAGCACCGCCCACACAAGCCACTGGCCGTCATGGTCCCGAATGTCGGGGCGGACGGGCTAGACGCGGCGCGGGCGCATGTCGCGCTGGACGATGCCGAAGCGCGCGCCTGCGCCGATCCGCGCCGCCCGATCGTCCTCGCCCGCCGCAGGGCCGGGAGCGGCCTGAGCGCCGCGCTGGCTCCGGGCCTCGCCGAGCTGGGCGTCTTCCTTCCCTACAGCCCGCTGCACCACCTGTTGCTGTCGGATTTCGCCGCGCCGCTGGTCGCGACCTCGGGGAACGTCAGTGGCGAGCCGGTCCTCACCGACGATGCCGAGGCAGAGGCGCGCCTGCGCGGCGTCGCGACGGCGTTCCTGCACCACGACCGGCCGATCGTCCGGCCCGCCGACGATTCCGTCGTGCGCGTGATCACCGGCAAGCCGCGCCCGGTCCGTCTCGGCCGCGGCCTGGCACCGCTGGAGATCGACCTGCCGCGTGCCTTCGCCGAGCCGACACTGGCCGTCGGCGGGCAGATGAAGGGCGCCGTCGCGCTCGGCTGGGGCCGCCGTGCCGTCGTGTCGCCGCATATCGGCGAACTGGACAGCCCGCGCAGCCGGCGCGTCTTCGAACAGGTCGTCGCCGACCTGCAGGCGCTCTACCGGGTCGAGGCCCGCCGCGTCGTCTGCGATGCCCATCCCGGTTACGCCGCCACGCGCTGGGCGCGCGACAGCGGTTTGCCATTGATGCGCGTGCAGCACCATGCCGCCCATGCCTCGGCGCTCGCCGGGGAGGCGCCGCAGATCGATCGCTGGCTGGTGTTCGCCTGGGACGGCATCGGCCTTGGCACCGACGGCAGGGATCGGGACGAGCTTTGGGGCGGCGAGGCGTTGCTCGGAGCCCCCGGCTGCTGGCGTCGCGTCGCCAGCATGCGGCCGTTTCGGCTCACCGGCGGCGACCGGGCCGGGCGCGAGCCCTGGCGTTCGGCCGCCGCCGTGATGTGGGAGGCGGGCCATGCCTTCGCGCCGGCCGTCGACGGTGCCGGCCTTGCCGCCCAGGCCTGGTGCAAGGGCGTGGGAACCGCGCGGACCTCCTCGGTGGGCCGCCTGTTCGATGCCGCCGCCGCGCTGATCCTGGGCGTCGACGTCGCCACGTTCGAGGGGCAGGGGCCGATGCTGCTGGAAAGCGCGGCGGATGCGACCGATGCGACCGGCGAGGCGGTGCCGCTGCCGCTCGCCCGCGATCCGGACGGGCTGTGGCGCAGCGACTGGGCGCCGCTGCTGCCGGTGATCGCCGATGCGACCCTGTCCGCCGGCGCCCGCGCCGCGCTTTTCCACGAGAGCATGGCGCGCGCGCTCGTCGATCAGGTGACGACGCTGGCGCGGACCGAGGACTTTCGCGCGGTCGGGCTGACGGGCGGCGTTTTCCAGAACCGGCTGCTGGCCGACCGCGTCTGCGCGCTGCTGGCGGCGGAGGGGATTACAGCCCGGCTGCCCGAGGCAGTGCCGGCCAACGACGGCGGGCTGGCGTTCGGACAGCTCGTCGAGGCACTGTATCGCGGCGCCCGCGGCGGCGATGGCCGCGACAACGATACCCGAGGCAACGGACAGGCATGA
- a CDS encoding flavin reductase family protein → MRAIQIEREPEPSIGELHPADPDLFREASSRFASSVAVVTTAGMDGDGCGLTMTAVVPVSISPMQYLACLGHESATLAAIRKHKVFCINVLSASQAEISNRFAGKGRGKFETVEHVVTSRGVPVIAGAVANILCDVAEIVPSGDHDIVIGTVTHAAHTPGDPLVYFAKRYARLGDDRLRD, encoded by the coding sequence ATGCGCGCTATTCAAATCGAGCGAGAGCCCGAGCCGTCGATAGGGGAGCTACATCCGGCCGATCCCGATCTGTTTCGTGAAGCCTCAAGCCGGTTCGCCTCCAGCGTCGCCGTAGTCACGACAGCAGGGATGGACGGGGATGGCTGCGGGCTGACAATGACTGCGGTCGTTCCGGTCTCGATCTCGCCGATGCAGTATCTCGCGTGCCTCGGTCACGAGTCCGCGACCCTTGCCGCGATCCGCAAGCACAAGGTTTTCTGCATCAATGTCCTGTCCGCGTCGCAGGCTGAGATCTCGAACCGGTTCGCCGGCAAGGGCCGAGGCAAGTTCGAAACGGTCGAGCACGTCGTGACGAGCCGTGGCGTTCCGGTGATCGCCGGCGCGGTGGCGAACATCCTTTGCGACGTGGCGGAGATCGTGCCCTCCGGCGACCATGACATCGTGATTGGGACCGTTACGCACGCCGCGCACACGCCCGGCGATCCGCTCGTCTATTTCGCCAAGCGCTACGCGAGGCTGGGCGACGACCGCCTGCGGGACTGA